A portion of the Burkholderia pseudomultivorans genome contains these proteins:
- a CDS encoding amino acid permease produces MQPEGQFQHIAAREHGLRRTLSARQMAMIAIGGAIGTGLFLGSGFAIGFAGPSVLVSYAIGAFISLLLMGCLAEMTVAHPTSGSFGAYAEHYVSPWAGFLVRYAYWACIVLAVGTEVTAIALYMKYWFPGVPGWVWIVAFSALLVFVNARSVDVFGAVEYGFSVVKIAAIVGFIALGAYVVFGNPELVGSGAARAGFHHYTGHGGFFPKGMWGMWVAVIVSIFSYLSIEMIAVAAGEAQDPERAVTRAFRSTIVRLVLFYLVTLALMLAIVPWTAAGRDESPFVKVMEAIHLPGAAGLINFVVLIAALSAMNSQLYITTRMMFSLSRAGHAPKALGEVNARGVPFGALMLSTLGIALATVLSVLYPDASFTIMMSVSMFGALFTWMMIFVTHYCFRRRRAALGLPAPAFRMRGFPVLTLLGAGLMIAVMATTYFTPEFHMTLIFGIPFLAALSVVYAVWYRRAQPALQPEAK; encoded by the coding sequence ATGCAACCAGAAGGGCAATTCCAGCATATCGCGGCGCGCGAGCACGGTCTGCGCCGCACGCTTTCCGCACGGCAGATGGCGATGATCGCGATCGGCGGCGCGATCGGCACCGGCCTGTTCCTCGGCAGCGGCTTCGCGATCGGCTTCGCCGGCCCGAGCGTGCTCGTCAGCTACGCGATCGGCGCGTTCATCTCGCTGCTGCTGATGGGCTGTCTCGCCGAGATGACGGTCGCCCATCCGACCTCCGGTTCGTTCGGCGCATATGCCGAGCATTACGTGAGCCCGTGGGCCGGCTTCCTGGTGCGCTACGCGTACTGGGCGTGCATCGTGCTCGCGGTCGGCACCGAGGTCACCGCGATCGCGCTGTACATGAAGTACTGGTTTCCGGGCGTGCCCGGCTGGGTATGGATCGTCGCTTTCTCGGCGCTGCTCGTGTTCGTCAACGCGCGCAGCGTCGACGTGTTCGGGGCGGTCGAGTACGGCTTCTCGGTCGTGAAGATCGCGGCGATCGTCGGCTTCATCGCGCTCGGCGCATATGTCGTGTTCGGCAATCCCGAGCTCGTCGGCAGCGGCGCGGCGCGTGCGGGCTTCCATCATTACACCGGTCACGGCGGCTTCTTCCCGAAAGGCATGTGGGGCATGTGGGTGGCGGTGATCGTGTCGATCTTCAGCTACCTGAGCATCGAGATGATCGCGGTCGCGGCCGGCGAGGCGCAGGATCCCGAGCGCGCGGTCACGCGCGCGTTCCGCTCGACGATCGTGCGGCTCGTGCTGTTCTATCTCGTCACGCTCGCGCTGATGCTCGCGATCGTGCCGTGGACGGCGGCCGGGCGCGACGAGAGCCCGTTCGTCAAGGTGATGGAGGCGATCCACCTGCCGGGCGCCGCGGGGCTGATCAATTTCGTCGTGCTGATCGCGGCCTTGTCGGCGATGAACAGCCAGCTCTACATCACGACGCGGATGATGTTCAGCCTGTCGCGCGCGGGGCACGCGCCGAAGGCGCTCGGCGAAGTGAACGCGCGCGGCGTGCCGTTCGGCGCGCTGATGCTGTCGACGCTCGGCATCGCGCTCGCGACCGTGCTGAGCGTGCTGTATCCGGACGCGTCGTTCACGATCATGATGTCGGTATCGATGTTCGGCGCGCTGTTCACGTGGATGATGATCTTCGTCACGCACTACTGCTTCCGGCGTCGTCGCGCGGCGCTCGGGCTGCCGGCGCCCGCCTTCCGGATGCGCGGCTTTCCGGTGCTGACGCTGCTCGGCGCGGGCCTGATGATCGCGGTGATGGCGACGACCTACTTCACGCCGGAATTCCACATGACGCTGATCTTCGGCATCCCGTTCCTGGCCGCATTGTCCGTCGTCTACGCGGTGTGGTATCGCCGCGCGCAGCCCGCGCTCCAGCCGGAGGCGAAGTAA
- a CDS encoding porin → MRRIRRLAVPMTAGMFVAGGAMAQGSVTLYGIVDQSVRYTTHADASNDASVQMTNGAITNSRWGLKGSEALGGGLKAIFQLESGFEPQNGQLDGALFGRYAYVGLAGGWGAVKLGRQATEAFNLFGDLDPLTVGNYTANMWPYFLTQGRASNAVSYDGTFGGLNVGASYGFGGVAGSLGANAYWGAHASYTQGGLMIGATYQQVRDLNSRAQQAWGAGARYAFGAATLYAGYLGGIDRSGVLDRQLLNAPGRDVSYGSFVDNPRRDAIFYAGASVKLSPAVSVTGVAYYDDIRNVNGVAGNGGKRCTGVLEAEYALSKATQVYATVDYNRVTGGAFTEMPGRGNQTGVAAGLRHMF, encoded by the coding sequence ATGAGGAGAATTCGTCGATTGGCAGTCCCGATGACGGCAGGAATGTTCGTCGCCGGCGGCGCGATGGCGCAGGGCAGCGTGACGCTGTACGGCATCGTCGACCAGAGCGTCCGCTACACGACGCATGCAGACGCGTCGAACGACGCGAGCGTGCAGATGACCAACGGCGCCATCACCAACAGCCGCTGGGGCCTGAAGGGCAGCGAAGCGCTCGGCGGCGGGCTGAAGGCGATCTTCCAGCTCGAAAGCGGCTTCGAGCCGCAGAACGGGCAGCTCGACGGCGCATTGTTCGGCCGCTACGCGTATGTCGGCCTGGCGGGCGGCTGGGGCGCGGTGAAGCTCGGCCGGCAGGCGACCGAGGCGTTCAACCTGTTCGGCGACCTCGACCCGCTGACGGTCGGCAACTACACGGCGAACATGTGGCCGTACTTTCTCACGCAGGGGCGCGCGAGCAATGCGGTCAGCTACGACGGCACGTTCGGCGGGCTGAACGTCGGCGCGAGCTACGGCTTCGGCGGCGTCGCGGGCAGCCTCGGCGCGAATGCGTACTGGGGCGCGCACGCGTCGTATACGCAGGGCGGCCTGATGATCGGCGCAACGTACCAGCAGGTGCGCGACCTGAACAGTCGCGCGCAGCAGGCGTGGGGCGCGGGTGCGCGCTACGCGTTCGGCGCGGCGACGCTGTATGCGGGCTATCTCGGCGGCATCGACCGTTCGGGCGTGCTCGACCGGCAACTGCTGAATGCGCCGGGGCGCGACGTGAGCTACGGTTCGTTCGTCGACAACCCGCGCCGCGACGCGATCTTCTACGCCGGCGCGAGCGTGAAGCTCTCGCCGGCGGTTTCGGTAACGGGCGTCGCGTACTACGACGACATCCGCAACGTGAACGGCGTCGCCGGTAACGGCGGCAAGCGCTGCACGGGCGTGCTCGAGGCGGAATACGCGCTGTCGAAGGCGACCCAGGTCTACGCGACGGTCGACTACAACCGCGTCACCGGCGGCGCGTTCACCGAGATGCCGGGCCGCGGCAACCAGACCGGCGTCGCAGCCGGCCTGCGCCACATGTTCTGA
- a CDS encoding RidA family protein has protein sequence MAETIPVDLPPLAQPFSWATRAAGLMFTGHGPVDAAGAIVGDTMAEQARVTLGNLAKAVAAAGATMDDVAQVLVYLSDVQAMAEFDAEYRRHFRAPYPNRTCVGVQGFAHPAMRVELVAYVALPTVRT, from the coding sequence ATGGCAGAAACGATTCCGGTCGACTTGCCGCCGCTCGCGCAGCCGTTCTCGTGGGCGACCCGCGCGGCCGGGCTGATGTTTACCGGCCACGGACCGGTCGATGCCGCCGGCGCGATCGTCGGCGACACGATGGCGGAACAGGCGCGCGTCACGCTCGGCAATCTCGCGAAGGCCGTCGCGGCGGCCGGCGCGACGATGGACGATGTCGCACAGGTGCTCGTGTACCTGTCCGACGTGCAGGCGATGGCCGAATTCGACGCCGAGTACCGGCGTCATTTCCGCGCGCCTTATCCGAACCGCACGTGCGTCGGCGTGCAGGGCTTCGCGCATCCGGCGATGCGTGTCGAACTCGTCGCATACGTCGCGCTGCCGACGGTGCGCACCTAG
- a CDS encoding amino acid aminotransferase has product MYEHIPAYPGDPILSLFQAFQQDAHPHKVNLSIGLYYDDAGRIPVLDSTRIAAERLHEAAAPHTYLPMEGQAAYRQGVQRLVFGADCAALAQGRIATLQTLGGSGAIRLGAEFVKRYFPDSAVWISDPTWDNHRVILSAAGLDVHTYPYYDEARNALRVDAMLATLDALPARSVVLLQPCCHNPTGLDLDRDAWRAVIEVLARRGLIPFLDMAYQGFGDGLAEDAWAVRAIVDAGLPAIVGNSFSKNFSLYGERVGGLSVVCASAGEAATVLSQLQAGVRRTYSSPPLFGAQLVSTVLNDDALRARWEDEVAQVRTRIKRMRGALKERLDARLPGRSFDALVAQRGMFSYTGIAAAEVDRLRASHGVYLLRSGRLCIAGLNDANVDHVAAAIADVLGSPSRRAA; this is encoded by the coding sequence ATGTACGAACACATTCCCGCCTATCCGGGCGATCCGATCCTGTCGCTGTTCCAGGCGTTCCAGCAGGACGCGCATCCGCACAAGGTCAACCTCAGCATCGGCCTGTACTACGACGACGCGGGCCGCATTCCGGTGCTCGACAGCACGCGCATCGCGGCCGAGCGTCTGCACGAGGCCGCCGCGCCGCACACCTATCTGCCGATGGAAGGGCAGGCCGCGTATCGGCAGGGCGTGCAGCGTCTCGTGTTCGGCGCCGACTGCGCGGCGCTCGCGCAAGGGCGCATCGCGACGCTGCAGACGCTCGGCGGCTCGGGCGCGATCCGGCTCGGCGCGGAATTCGTGAAGCGCTACTTCCCGGACAGCGCGGTCTGGATCAGCGACCCGACCTGGGACAACCATCGCGTGATCCTGTCGGCGGCGGGCCTCGACGTGCATACGTATCCGTACTACGACGAAGCGCGCAACGCGCTGCGCGTCGACGCGATGCTCGCGACGCTCGATGCGCTGCCCGCACGCAGCGTCGTGCTGCTGCAGCCGTGCTGCCACAACCCGACCGGCCTCGACCTCGACCGCGACGCGTGGCGCGCGGTGATCGAGGTGCTCGCGCGGCGCGGGCTGATCCCGTTCCTCGACATGGCGTACCAGGGTTTCGGCGACGGCCTTGCCGAGGACGCGTGGGCCGTGCGCGCCATCGTCGACGCAGGGCTGCCGGCGATCGTCGGCAATTCGTTCTCGAAGAATTTCTCGCTGTACGGCGAGCGCGTCGGCGGGCTGTCGGTGGTCTGCGCGAGCGCAGGCGAGGCCGCGACGGTGCTGAGCCAGTTGCAGGCCGGCGTGCGCCGCACCTATTCGAGCCCGCCGCTGTTCGGCGCGCAGCTCGTGTCGACGGTGCTGAACGACGACGCGCTGCGCGCGCGCTGGGAAGACGAGGTGGCGCAGGTGCGCACGCGCATCAAGCGCATGCGCGGCGCGCTGAAGGAACGGCTCGATGCGCGTCTGCCCGGGCGGTCGTTCGATGCGCTCGTCGCGCAGCGCGGGATGTTCAGCTACACGGGCATCGCGGCGGCCGAGGTCGATCGCCTGCGCGCTTCGCACGGCGTCTATCTGCTGCGCTCGGGACGCCTGTGCATCGCGGGCCTGAACGACGCGAACGTCGACCACGTCGCGGCCGCGATCGCCGACGTGCTCGGCAGCCCGTCGCGCCGGGCCGCCTGA
- a CDS encoding Lrp/AsnC family transcriptional regulator, translated as MALDRTDMRILRHLERDGRISNQDLANAVALSPSACLRRVKLLEERGAISGYRCTIEPKKVGVAFEALVHVSMRPDVPEWHDRFVEAIRQWPEVVAAQIVTGGSNYVLTVRARDLDHYSDFVINRLHRATGVMSINSSIVLATLKRDGSILDLVEPSTAA; from the coding sequence ATGGCTCTGGACCGAACCGATATGCGGATCCTGCGACACCTCGAGCGCGACGGCCGCATCAGCAATCAGGACCTGGCGAACGCGGTCGCGCTGTCGCCGTCCGCGTGCCTGCGGCGCGTGAAGCTGCTCGAGGAACGCGGCGCGATTTCCGGCTATCGCTGCACGATCGAGCCGAAGAAGGTCGGCGTCGCGTTCGAGGCGCTCGTGCATGTGTCGATGCGGCCCGACGTGCCGGAGTGGCACGACAGGTTCGTGGAGGCGATCCGGCAGTGGCCGGAAGTCGTCGCCGCGCAGATCGTGACGGGCGGCTCGAACTACGTGCTGACGGTACGCGCGCGCGACCTCGACCACTACTCGGACTTCGTGATCAACCGGCTGCACCGCGCGACGGGCGTGATGTCGATCAATTCGAGCATCGTGCTCGCGACGCTCAAGCGGGACGGGTCGATCCTCGACCTGGTCGAGCCGTCGACGGCCGCCTGA
- a CDS encoding IS3 family transposase (programmed frameshift) produces MEVLTGPERRRRWTAEQKLAMVRESFEPGKSVSMVARQHGVNPNQLFHWRKLYQDGSLSAVKAGEEVVPASELADALKQIRELQRMLGKKTMENEILREAVEYGRGKKMDSALALAAGGRPVKLVCEVLGVSRSNVSARLSRPATWRDGRQSRQTDDASVVEEIRRVVGDLPSYGYRRVWGSLRNERIAAGQVPFNAKRIYRIMRTHGLLMQRRPAPPRPQRRHDGKVAVARSNQRWCSDGFEFRCDNGEPLRVTFALDCCDREAMSWAATTAGHSGDIVRDVMLAAVENRFGNELHTPSEIEWLSDNGSGYTADDTRRFAVAIGLKPLTTPVCSPQSNGMAESFVKTMKRDYVAFMPKPDAATAARNLAIAFEHYNEKHPHSALKYRSPREFRRSMDSATLV; encoded by the exons ATGGAAGTGTTGACGGGCCCGGAGCGCCGGCGGCGCTGGACGGCGGAGCAAAAGCTGGCGATGGTTCGCGAGAGTTTCGAACCAGGGAAGTCGGTTTCGATGGTCGCGCGGCAGCACGGCGTGAACCCGAACCAGCTGTTCCACTGGCGCAAGCTGTACCAGGATGGGAGCCTGTCAGCGGTCAAGGCTGGCGAGGAAGTGGTTCCGGCCTCAGAGCTGGCCGACGCGCTCAAGCAGATTCGCGAGCTGCAACGGATGCTCGGCAAGAAGACCATGGAGAACGAGATTCTCCGCGAAGCAGTCGAGTACGGCCGGG GCAAAAAAATGGATAGCGCACTCGCCCTCGCTGCCGGAGGACGACCAGTGAAACTGGTTTGTGAAGTTCTCGGCGTGTCGCGCTCGAACGTATCGGCACGACTGTCGCGTCCGGCGACGTGGCGCGATGGCCGTCAATCGCGGCAGACGGACGATGCGAGCGTGGTCGAGGAAATCCGCCGAGTCGTCGGCGATTTGCCCAGCTATGGCTATCGCCGGGTGTGGGGCTCGCTGCGCAATGAACGCATTGCTGCCGGACAGGTGCCGTTCAATGCGAAGCGCATCTATCGCATCATGCGCACTCACGGTCTGCTGATGCAACGGCGTCCAGCCCCGCCTCGGCCGCAACGTCGGCACGATGGCAAGGTGGCCGTCGCGCGCAGCAATCAGCGATGGTGCTCGGACGGCTTCGAGTTCCGCTGCGACAACGGCGAGCCGCTGCGGGTGACGTTTGCGCTGGATTGCTGCGACCGAGAGGCGATGAGCTGGGCAGCCACGACAGCAGGTCACAGCGGCGACATCGTGCGCGACGTGATGCTGGCTGCAGTGGAAAATCGGTTTGGCAACGAACTGCATACCCCGTCCGAAATCGAGTGGCTGAGCGACAACGGTTCGGGCTACACGGCCGACGACACGCGCCGGTTCGCAGTGGCCATCGGCCTGAAGCCATTGACCACACCGGTGTGCAGCCCACAAAGTAATGGGATGGCAGAGAGCTTCGTGAAGACGATGAAACGCGACTACGTCGCCTTCATGCCGAAGCCGGACGCAGCGACTGCCGCACGCAACTTGGCCATCGCGTTCGAGCATTACAACGAGAAGCATCCCCATAGCGCGCTGAAATACCGCTCGCCTCGCGAGTTCCGGCGCTCGATGGATTCAGCAACCTTAGTGTGA
- a CDS encoding VapE domain-containing protein produces the protein MSNTPNHQEPLSSKYSMPNEYVDEKSAAEKSVTDQYVPPTTPDATNPVAAIGEAVGYRRSSADELSELEKAFDGLDKKAAKVIAEGEARRKQAEADREARMAAIREETRIEWGEVSEGDESREAKKVIAESEERQKKAEADREARMADARAATRIEWFEVSEGFEHGNKAVAEAEARQLAAEGERQQRMAGARRTVDIVERARRLAPEIQFKDVKKVRNGDMFIPQPQMTDENKLCVLNALFSDEQERPHRDHYRGRIVDHEGNIIDDHYPVVCWVQAFSAAGLKGVSLRAAREAVKEYALCHERNDLIDRVNRHIPQWDGQSRMKRKLIDLFELRDTPLTQNVGQYFWLSLYNRVMVPGSLAPIAIALIGAQGCGKSLFAKKLCQIITGDDEADSVQLNLDGDWMEFLRAITGNSVIATVGEMAGFTRADTNKIKDVTTRVADQMHYKFEGTFTQQRQWIMMLDGNKYELQRDETGNRRFMPLFCGQLEDVGGQPRWRHDFEAIFDDKERGICFEDDVWQIMAECAEWMNDNGESGYGAFVREVVRQVLEFNKGEMAAERGIVVDGDIETYLDLALSKVKLETVQMRDGSGSTCVRVDRVELLDVIHGLSNGKAKIHPNGLRKAMAARGADEVKPSGIPKYRFAKLADQAAFDKRLAERNPSMDDETTKVQDDRF, from the coding sequence ATGAGCAACACCCCAAACCATCAGGAACCGTTGTCGAGTAAATATAGTATGCCTAACGAATATGTCGACGAAAAGAGTGCGGCTGAAAAATCCGTTACGGATCAATACGTTCCGCCCACCACGCCGGACGCCACGAATCCGGTCGCGGCGATCGGGGAGGCTGTGGGGTATCGCCGGTCCAGCGCGGACGAACTGAGTGAGCTTGAAAAGGCGTTCGACGGGCTCGATAAGAAGGCTGCCAAGGTGATCGCCGAGGGCGAAGCGCGGCGGAAGCAGGCAGAAGCCGACAGGGAAGCGCGTATGGCTGCGATCCGGGAAGAGACGCGGATCGAATGGGGCGAAGTGAGTGAAGGTGACGAAAGCCGTGAAGCCAAAAAAGTCATCGCGGAGTCCGAGGAACGGCAAAAGAAGGCCGAGGCCGACAGGGAAGCGCGTATGGCCGATGCACGTGCTGCGACGCGGATCGAATGGTTTGAAGTGAGTGAAGGATTCGAACACGGAAACAAGGCTGTGGCGGAAGCTGAAGCGCGGCAGCTTGCCGCAGAGGGTGAACGTCAGCAGCGTATGGCAGGCGCGCGGCGTACTGTCGATATCGTCGAGCGCGCCCGACGGCTGGCGCCGGAAATCCAGTTCAAGGACGTCAAAAAGGTGCGTAACGGGGATATGTTCATCCCGCAGCCGCAGATGACGGACGAAAACAAGCTCTGCGTGTTAAATGCGCTGTTCTCTGACGAGCAAGAGAGGCCGCATCGCGACCACTATCGTGGCCGAATCGTCGACCACGAAGGAAACATCATTGACGACCACTATCCGGTTGTATGCTGGGTACAAGCCTTCTCAGCGGCCGGCCTCAAGGGAGTATCGCTAAGGGCAGCCCGCGAGGCAGTCAAAGAGTACGCGCTTTGCCATGAGCGCAATGACTTGATAGACCGCGTGAACCGTCACATCCCGCAATGGGACGGACAGTCACGCATGAAGAGAAAGCTAATCGACCTCTTCGAGTTGCGTGATACGCCGCTCACTCAGAACGTCGGGCAGTACTTCTGGTTGTCTCTGTACAACCGCGTGATGGTTCCTGGATCATTGGCGCCTATCGCTATTGCCCTTATCGGCGCGCAAGGTTGCGGCAAATCGCTGTTCGCCAAGAAGCTTTGCCAGATCATCACCGGCGATGACGAAGCCGATTCGGTCCAGTTGAACCTCGATGGAGATTGGATGGAGTTCTTGCGAGCCATCACCGGTAATAGCGTAATTGCGACTGTTGGTGAAATGGCAGGCTTCACGCGCGCCGACACCAACAAGATCAAAGACGTCACCACACGCGTCGCCGATCAGATGCACTACAAATTCGAGGGTACATTCACGCAACAGCGCCAGTGGATCATGATGCTGGACGGGAATAAGTATGAGCTTCAACGTGACGAGACCGGCAACAGGCGTTTCATGCCCCTCTTCTGCGGTCAACTGGAGGATGTCGGCGGACAGCCGCGCTGGCGTCATGACTTTGAAGCAATCTTTGATGATAAGGAGCGCGGCATCTGCTTTGAGGATGACGTGTGGCAAATCATGGCGGAGTGCGCCGAATGGATGAACGACAACGGCGAGAGCGGTTATGGTGCTTTTGTCCGCGAGGTCGTTCGGCAGGTGCTTGAATTCAACAAGGGCGAGATGGCCGCTGAGCGCGGGATTGTCGTGGATGGCGATATTGAGACTTATCTCGACCTAGCCCTGAGCAAGGTGAAGCTGGAGACTGTCCAGATGCGTGACGGAAGCGGTAGCACGTGCGTGCGCGTGGATCGCGTTGAACTGCTCGATGTAATTCATGGTCTGTCGAACGGCAAAGCGAAGATTCACCCGAACGGTCTCCGAAAGGCTATGGCGGCGCGCGGCGCTGATGAGGTGAAGCCCAGTGGCATACCGAAGTATCGCTTTGCTAAGCTGGCGGACCAAGCCGCGTTCGATAAGAGGCTGGCTGAGCGAAATCCTTCGATGGACGATGAGACGACGAAGGTGCAGGACGATCGGTTCTGA
- a CDS encoding ParA family protein gives MSSYAFWNNKGGVGKSYLCFVAACEYAHLHPDIDVVVIDLCPQANVSETLLGGQEKGGKALREILGGNDRNSVGGYLERRLNSPFYQIPDAAKYATQVSMWNDKVPKNLHLVCGDNLVEVLAEAIRQTSQLSVPIDSWKKVIYWIKDLKDSIRESRENESVFFFDCNPSFAVYTQLAVAASDYLVVPFTADESSRRGMENIIALLYGQGDEYIASFARLSFYKRAKEEGIDLPKLHTFISNRVMLFDGEPSKAFKAANLSIRATVSKLAKKHRTLFASPQVDVDERFVEIPDHHGASIVSSLTGTPMHKMKAGPKMINGERVQVNLEPLKNYKAALANLVARF, from the coding sequence ATGTCATCGTACGCTTTTTGGAACAACAAAGGGGGAGTAGGCAAAAGCTATCTGTGCTTTGTGGCCGCGTGCGAATACGCACACCTACACCCTGACATCGATGTAGTCGTTATTGACTTGTGTCCCCAAGCTAACGTCTCAGAAACGTTGTTAGGCGGTCAGGAGAAGGGTGGCAAGGCTCTAAGAGAAATCCTTGGCGGCAACGATAGAAATAGTGTTGGCGGCTATCTGGAGCGCCGCCTGAATTCACCGTTCTACCAAATTCCCGATGCTGCAAAATATGCAACGCAGGTATCTATGTGGAACGACAAGGTTCCGAAGAATCTGCATTTGGTTTGCGGCGACAATCTGGTTGAAGTACTTGCTGAAGCAATTCGCCAAACGTCTCAGCTCTCCGTTCCAATTGACTCTTGGAAGAAAGTCATCTATTGGATTAAAGACCTCAAAGACAGTATCCGAGAGTCCAGAGAAAACGAATCAGTCTTCTTCTTTGACTGCAACCCGAGCTTTGCAGTTTACACGCAACTTGCGGTGGCAGCATCGGATTATCTAGTGGTACCGTTTACTGCCGACGAAAGCTCCCGGCGCGGCATGGAAAACATAATCGCCCTGCTATATGGGCAGGGTGACGAATATATTGCAAGCTTCGCACGCTTGAGCTTTTATAAGCGAGCAAAGGAAGAAGGAATTGACCTTCCCAAATTACATACATTTATTTCCAATCGCGTGATGCTTTTTGATGGCGAACCAAGCAAAGCCTTCAAAGCAGCCAATCTCAGCATTCGGGCCACCGTGTCAAAGTTGGCAAAGAAGCATAGAACACTTTTCGCATCTCCACAGGTCGATGTAGACGAACGCTTCGTTGAAATCCCCGACCACCATGGTGCATCTATCGTTTCATCGTTGACTGGCACACCAATGCACAAAATGAAGGCAGGCCCCAAAATGATTAACGGCGAACGCGTTCAGGTGAACCTTGAGCCACTGAAAAACTATAAAGCCGCTCTTGCAAATCTGGTTGCTCGCTTCTAA